Proteins found in one Halobaculum sp. MBLA0147 genomic segment:
- a CDS encoding aminotransferase class V-fold PLP-dependent enzyme: MVDDPTVPPELADHPPFEPLSVELPTTPGELREQIPACEGTAYFNTGATGPTPASLLDLLDEWNRYHKVDVLADGDAYEVGFAAYEAIRERVAPFLGVEPSELALTESTADGLSAVLAALDPTEIDTAVTTDLEHPAADVPLARLRERHGVAIERVACESGRLDTDAFARVVGETDADLVVVSSLAWTYGTRLPVAEVVAAARETDAFVLVDAVQEPGQCPVDVHEWGADAVVGSGHKWLLGAWGSGYLTVAESALDRLHPAQVGYRSVTEPTGAYEPKPGAARFERGTTAIGPHVALAESVRTFESLGLDTVRDEILRLTRRLVDQLPAERVLSPLDPETGLVTVAVPEPEATVERLREDGLVVRDLPDPEAVRVSVHCFNTDDEVDRVAAALSAEW; encoded by the coding sequence ATGGTCGACGACCCGACGGTCCCACCCGAGTTGGCCGATCACCCGCCGTTCGAGCCGCTCTCGGTCGAGTTGCCGACGACGCCCGGTGAACTCCGCGAGCAGATTCCCGCCTGCGAGGGGACGGCGTACTTCAACACCGGCGCGACGGGACCGACGCCGGCGTCCCTCCTCGACCTGCTCGACGAGTGGAACCGCTACCACAAAGTCGACGTGCTCGCGGACGGCGACGCCTACGAGGTGGGATTCGCCGCCTACGAGGCGATCCGCGAGCGGGTCGCCCCCTTCCTCGGCGTCGAGCCCTCGGAACTCGCCCTCACGGAGAGCACCGCCGACGGGTTGAGTGCGGTACTGGCGGCACTCGACCCGACCGAGATCGACACCGCGGTGACGACGGACCTGGAACACCCCGCCGCGGACGTGCCGCTGGCGCGACTCCGCGAGCGGCACGGCGTCGCGATCGAGCGTGTCGCCTGCGAGAGTGGCCGCCTCGACACGGACGCGTTCGCGCGGGTGGTCGGGGAGACGGACGCGGATCTGGTCGTCGTCTCCTCGCTCGCGTGGACGTACGGGACGCGGCTCCCGGTGGCGGAGGTGGTCGCCGCCGCGCGGGAGACGGACGCCTTCGTACTCGTCGACGCAGTTCAGGAGCCGGGGCAGTGTCCGGTGGACGTCCACGAGTGGGGTGCCGACGCGGTCGTCGGGTCGGGCCACAAGTGGCTGTTGGGCGCGTGGGGGTCGGGGTACCTCACCGTCGCGGAGTCGGCGCTCGACCGACTCCACCCGGCGCAGGTGGGCTACCGGAGCGTGACGGAACCGACGGGCGCGTACGAGCCGAAACCGGGCGCGGCGCGGTTCGAGCGCGGGACGACGGCGATCGGTCCACACGTCGCACTCGCAGAGAGTGTCCGGACGTTCGAGTCGCTGGGGCTCGACACGGTACGCGACGAGATCCTGCGGCTGACGCGGCGCTTGGTCGACCAACTCCCCGCCGAGCGTGTGCTGAGTCCGCTGGACCCGGAGACTGGGCTGGTGACCGTCGCCGTCCCGGAGCCGGAGGCGACAGTAGAACGCCTGCGGGAGGACGGGCTCGTGGTGCGTGACCTGCCCGATCCCGAGGCCGTGCGGGTGTCCGTCCACTGTTTCAACACGGACGACGAGGTGGATCGGGTGGCCGCGGCGCTGTCGGCGGAGTGGTGA
- a CDS encoding redox-regulated ATPase YchF, producing the protein MLSVALAGKPNAGKSTFYEAATEAEVDVGNYPFTTIDPNRGVAHVRTDCPCLARDERCGADDCRDGKRYVPVELLDVAGLVPGAHEGRGLGNQFLDALTDADVILQVVDAAGETNAEGEPVEVGEYDPVEEVDFVESEMDQWLAGIVDRNWESVVRKGRSPDFDIDEALVDMLTGFGATVHDVTYVLRAMEYPADPGSWDDDDRAELARRVRERTKPIVVVANKADVAPEGNVERLRETDKPVIPATADGELALQRAAAAGAVDYDPGDEAFEIVGDLSESQRAGLEQIGDVMAAHGGTGVQAALNTAVYDLLDHLTAYPVQNETHWTDARGSTLPDAHLLPRGSGPKDLAYAVHTDIGDGYLHAVNARSDRRIGEDYELEEGDVIKIVSTAN; encoded by the coding sequence ATGCTCTCTGTCGCGCTCGCGGGGAAGCCGAACGCGGGCAAGTCGACGTTCTACGAGGCGGCCACGGAGGCGGAAGTCGACGTGGGCAACTACCCGTTCACGACGATCGACCCGAACCGCGGCGTGGCGCACGTCCGGACGGACTGTCCGTGTCTCGCCCGCGACGAGCGGTGTGGGGCCGACGACTGTCGCGACGGGAAACGCTACGTCCCCGTCGAGTTGCTCGACGTGGCCGGGCTGGTGCCGGGCGCTCACGAGGGGCGCGGGCTGGGCAACCAGTTCCTCGACGCCCTGACGGACGCGGACGTGATCCTCCAGGTGGTCGACGCCGCCGGAGAGACGAACGCGGAGGGCGAGCCCGTCGAGGTGGGCGAGTACGACCCCGTCGAGGAGGTGGACTTCGTGGAGTCGGAGATGGACCAGTGGCTCGCCGGCATCGTCGACCGCAACTGGGAGTCCGTCGTCCGCAAGGGGCGCTCGCCGGACTTCGACATCGACGAGGCGCTCGTCGACATGCTCACGGGCTTCGGTGCGACGGTCCACGACGTGACGTACGTGCTCCGCGCGATGGAGTACCCCGCGGACCCCGGCTCGTGGGACGACGACGACCGCGCGGAGTTGGCGCGCCGCGTCCGGGAACGCACCAAGCCCATCGTCGTCGTCGCCAACAAGGCGGACGTCGCACCCGAGGGCAACGTCGAACGCCTCCGCGAGACGGACAAGCCGGTGATCCCGGCGACCGCCGACGGGGAGTTGGCGCTCCAACGTGCCGCCGCGGCGGGCGCGGTCGACTACGACCCGGGCGACGAGGCGTTCGAGATCGTCGGCGACCTCTCGGAGTCACAGCGCGCCGGGTTGGAGCAGATCGGCGACGTGATGGCCGCCCACGGCGGGACGGGTGTCCAGGCGGCGTTGAACACGGCCGTCTACGACCTGCTCGACCACCTGACGGCCTACCCCGTTCAAAACGAGACGCACTGGACGGACGCTCGGGGGAGCACCCTGCCGGACGCACACCTCCTGCCGCGCGGGAGCGGGCCGAAGGACCTCGCGTACGCCGTCCACACGGACATCGGCGACGGCTACCTCCACGCCGTGAACGCCCGCTCGGACCGCCGGATCGGCGAGGACTACGAGCTGGAGGAGGGTGACGTGATCAAGATCGTCAGTACCGCGAACTGA
- the lrp gene encoding HTH-type transcriptional regulator Lrp — translation MTYENLDAKLINALLGDGRASLRSLGEDLDVSVTTVSNHLQDLEDGGVIDGYTPRVNYDELGYDVTAVIQLKVEGEALPEVTDRLREVRGMVSVYEVTGDYDVIAVGKFHDTDDMNERIKDLLGDADVRETNTSVVLNSVVENAQFELDVGE, via the coding sequence ATGACGTACGAGAATCTCGACGCGAAGTTGATAAACGCCCTCTTGGGCGACGGGCGAGCGAGCCTGCGGAGTCTGGGGGAAGACCTCGACGTGTCGGTGACTACCGTCTCGAACCACCTCCAGGACCTGGAAGACGGCGGGGTGATCGACGGCTACACGCCGCGTGTCAACTACGACGAGTTGGGGTACGACGTGACCGCGGTGATCCAGTTGAAGGTAGAGGGGGAGGCGCTCCCGGAGGTCACCGATCGCCTCCGCGAGGTACGGGGGATGGTGTCGGTGTACGAGGTGACGGGTGACTACGACGTGATCGCCGTCGGGAAGTTCCACGACACCGACGACATGAACGAGCGGATCAAGGACCTCCTCGGGGACGCGGACGTCCGCGAGACGAACACCTCCGTCGTGTTGAACAGCGTCGTGGAGAACGCCCAGTTCGAACTCGACGTGGGCGAGTAG
- the glnA gene encoding type I glutamate--ammonia ligase encodes MTSEHTATDGGLAAAEQDVLDEIEEQDVDFLRLQFTDILGTVKNVSVPASQAEKAFTEGIYFDGSSIEGFVRIQESDMRLDPDPETFAVLPWRDGGDGRAARLVCDVIDTATGEPFSGDPRRVLKRAIDRADELGYEVNAGPEPEFFVFETDEDGAPTTETHDAGGYFDLAPKDLASDLRREIIYNLESMGFEVEASHHEVAEGQHEIDFKYDDALTTADNIATFRSVVRATTAQNDAHATFMPKPIPHINGSGMHTHLSLFEDGENAFHDDDDELGLSGTAKSFLAGILEHAPALTAVCNPTVNSYKRLVPGYEAPVYVAWSDVNRSALIRKPAARVPAASRIELRSPDPSCNPYLALAAMIHAGLDGIERDLEAPDPVRENIYEFDEATREEYGIETLPPNLGAAVDALEDDEVIQSALGSHVAEKFVEAKSAEYDEYRADVSQWELDRYLAKY; translated from the coding sequence ATGACGAGCGAACACACTGCGACAGACGGTGGCCTGGCCGCGGCGGAACAGGACGTGCTCGACGAGATCGAGGAGCAGGACGTCGACTTCCTCCGGCTCCAGTTCACGGACATCCTGGGGACGGTCAAGAACGTCTCCGTGCCCGCCTCGCAGGCGGAGAAGGCGTTCACGGAGGGGATCTACTTCGACGGCTCCTCGATCGAGGGGTTCGTCCGGATCCAGGAGTCGGACATGCGACTGGACCCGGACCCGGAGACGTTCGCGGTGTTGCCGTGGCGCGACGGCGGTGACGGTCGCGCGGCGCGACTCGTCTGTGACGTGATCGACACGGCGACGGGCGAGCCGTTCTCGGGTGACCCGCGGCGGGTGCTCAAGCGGGCCATCGACCGCGCCGACGAACTCGGTTACGAGGTCAACGCCGGGCCGGAGCCGGAGTTCTTCGTCTTCGAGACGGACGAGGACGGCGCGCCGACGACGGAGACCCACGACGCCGGCGGCTACTTCGACCTGGCGCCGAAGGACCTCGCCAGCGACCTGCGGCGGGAGATCATCTACAACCTGGAGTCGATGGGCTTCGAGGTCGAGGCGAGTCACCACGAGGTCGCCGAGGGGCAACACGAGATCGACTTCAAGTACGACGACGCCCTGACGACGGCGGACAACATCGCCACGTTCCGGTCGGTCGTGCGGGCGACGACGGCTCAGAACGACGCCCACGCGACGTTCATGCCGAAGCCGATCCCCCACATCAACGGCTCGGGGATGCACACGCACCTCTCGCTGTTCGAGGACGGGGAGAACGCCTTCCACGACGACGACGACGAGTTGGGGCTGTCGGGCACGGCGAAGTCGTTCCTCGCGGGCATCCTGGAGCACGCCCCCGCCCTGACCGCCGTGTGTAACCCGACGGTGAACTCCTACAAGCGGCTCGTGCCGGGGTACGAGGCGCCGGTGTACGTCGCCTGGTCGGACGTGAACCGCTCGGCGCTGATCCGGAAGCCGGCCGCCCGCGTCCCGGCGGCCTCTCGCATCGAACTGCGCTCGCCGGACCCGTCGTGTAACCCGTACCTCGCGCTGGCGGCGATGATCCACGCCGGGCTGGACGGCATCGAGCGCGACCTGGAGGCGCCGGACCCGGTCCGCGAGAACATCTACGAGTTCGACGAGGCGACCCGCGAGGAGTACGGCATCGAGACGCTGCCGCCGAACCTCGGCGCCGCCGTCGACGCGCTAGAGGACGACGAGGTGATCCAGTCTGCGCTGGGCAGCCACGTCGCCGAGAAGTTCGTCGAGGCGAAGAGCGCCGAGTACGACGAGTACCGCGCGGACGTGTCCCAGTGGGAACTGGACCGCTACCTCGCGAAGTACTGA
- a CDS encoding 2Fe-2S iron-sulfur cluster-binding protein, translating into MPETDEAADEESSVVSPDPDGAEPVTVTVHHDEQTTTVTARRGEPLRDALRRANLSPYTRLTERLNCGGRGLCATCGVRVLDDVAPDHWHDRLAERFGYPRLSCQLPAEDGLEVALVSDKLVWGGRE; encoded by the coding sequence GTGCCAGAGACAGACGAGGCGGCGGACGAGGAGTCGAGTGTGGTCTCCCCGGACCCCGACGGGGCGGAGCCAGTGACGGTGACCGTCCACCACGACGAGCAGACCACCACGGTGACGGCGCGGCGTGGGGAGCCCCTGCGGGACGCGCTCCGGCGCGCGAACCTGTCGCCGTACACCCGCCTCACCGAGCGACTCAACTGCGGCGGGCGCGGGCTCTGTGCGACCTGTGGCGTCCGTGTGCTCGACGACGTGGCGCCGGACCACTGGCACGACCGGCTCGCCGAGCGGTTCGGCTACCCGCGACTGTCGTGTCAGCTCCCGGCCGAGGACGGCCTCGAGGTCGCGCTCGTGTCGGACAAGCTCGTCTGGGGTGGTCGCGAGTGA
- a CDS encoding DUF4440 domain-containing protein: MTAAEDLAADATREVVRLHEWFQAWFRGEVPASEFGRVAAALQPTFRMVTPEGVERDREAVLDGVRAGHGEDADGEPPFVIRVRDTRVRHATSDHCLVTYEEWQRRDGAWTGRRSTALFASEPSAPEGVGWRDLQETWIEERDEPPTADDDPAVPTLDPTVESAASGDQ, from the coding sequence GTGACCGCCGCCGAGGACCTCGCGGCTGACGCGACCCGCGAGGTGGTCCGACTCCACGAGTGGTTCCAGGCGTGGTTCCGTGGCGAGGTCCCCGCGTCGGAGTTCGGCCGCGTCGCGGCCGCGCTCCAGCCGACGTTCCGGATGGTGACGCCAGAGGGAGTCGAACGGGACCGCGAGGCGGTCCTCGACGGAGTCCGAGCGGGACACGGCGAGGACGCCGACGGGGAGCCGCCGTTCGTGATCCGCGTCCGAGACACCCGCGTCCGTCACGCGACGAGCGACCACTGTCTGGTCACCTACGAGGAGTGGCAGCGACGCGACGGGGCGTGGACCGGGCGCCGGTCGACGGCGCTGTTCGCCAGCGAGCCGTCGGCACCCGAGGGTGTCGGCTGGCGCGACCTCCAGGAGACGTGGATCGAGGAGCGCGACGAACCGCCGACGGCGGACGACGATCCGGCAGTACCGACACTCGATCCGACCGTCGAGTCTGCGGCGTCCGGAGACCAGTGA
- a CDS encoding DNA-directed RNA polymerase subunit L — MELRVVDKTDDELRIEIAGENHTFMNVLKGSLLENDGVAAATYDVNPEQSGGQTEPILSMSTEDGVDPLDALEESARTVSAEMETLADEIEAAFAAEA, encoded by the coding sequence ATGGAACTCCGCGTCGTGGACAAGACCGACGACGAACTGCGGATCGAGATCGCCGGCGAGAACCACACGTTCATGAACGTGCTGAAGGGGTCGCTGTTGGAGAACGACGGCGTCGCCGCGGCGACGTACGACGTGAACCCCGAGCAGTCCGGCGGCCAGACCGAGCCGATCCTCTCGATGAGCACCGAGGACGGCGTCGACCCGCTCGACGCACTCGAGGAGTCCGCCCGTACCGTCTCCGCCGAGATGGAGACACTCGCCGACGAGATCGAAGCCGCGTTCGCGGCCGAGGCCTGA
- a CDS encoding DUF1684 domain-containing protein, whose product MTTDAYVERVERDRAEKDEFFGEHPRSPVPTAVQSGQSTFEGLDYYPVDPAYRVEVALDEHDEPTELTVETTQDGTQRYHDVGTFGVSLPVESGSETVVLHAFRPVDDHTRLWVPFRDATSGTETYGAGRYLDLEDPDDRTDDGRWVLDFNRAYNPFCAYSEAYECPLVPRDNWLDVPVRAGERAPPAALAAHGDEHAE is encoded by the coding sequence GTGACCACCGACGCGTACGTCGAGCGAGTCGAACGGGACCGCGCCGAGAAGGACGAGTTCTTCGGCGAGCACCCACGCTCGCCGGTGCCGACTGCCGTCCAGTCGGGCCAGTCGACGTTCGAGGGGCTGGACTACTACCCGGTCGACCCCGCGTACCGGGTCGAGGTGGCGCTGGACGAACACGACGAGCCGACGGAACTGACCGTCGAGACGACACAGGACGGCACGCAGCGGTACCACGACGTGGGGACGTTCGGGGTGTCGCTCCCGGTCGAGAGCGGGTCCGAGACGGTCGTCCTCCACGCGTTCCGTCCCGTGGACGACCACACGCGGCTGTGGGTACCGTTCCGCGACGCGACCAGCGGGACGGAGACGTACGGTGCCGGGCGGTACCTCGATCTGGAGGACCCGGACGACCGCACCGACGACGGCCGGTGGGTGCTCGACTTCAACCGGGCGTACAATCCGTTCTGTGCGTACTCCGAGGCCTACGAGTGTCCGCTCGTGCCGCGCGACAACTGGCTCGACGTGCCGGTCCGCGCGGGCGAACGCGCGCCGCCGGCGGCGCTGGCCGCGCACGGCGACGAGCACGCGGAGTAG
- a CDS encoding translation initiation factor IF-2 subunit alpha: MKFSGWPEKGDLVVGEVDEIADFGVFVDLEEYEDKRGLVHVSEVASGWIKNIRDHVSPGERVVAKVLDIDEDSQQIDLSLKDVNDHQRSDKIQDWKNERKADNWMTIAFGEDVSDDVYSGVATELLAEFGSMYDGFEQAAIHGTEALADTDLSEEEVEAIVETARENVSVPYVNVTGYVDLECPAPDGVDMIKEALQAAEGNGEVPDEVELSVSYVGSPEYRIKVKAPDYKTAERELEASGDRAATKIGEIGGTGEYHRDRRTDDE, translated from the coding sequence ATGAAATTCAGTGGCTGGCCGGAGAAGGGTGACCTCGTCGTCGGCGAAGTCGACGAGATCGCCGACTTCGGCGTGTTCGTCGACCTGGAGGAGTACGAGGACAAGCGTGGGCTCGTCCACGTCAGCGAGGTCGCCTCGGGGTGGATCAAGAACATCCGCGACCACGTCAGTCCGGGCGAACGGGTCGTCGCGAAGGTGCTGGACATCGACGAAGACAGCCAGCAGATCGACCTCTCGTTGAAGGACGTCAACGACCACCAGCGGTCGGACAAGATTCAAGACTGGAAGAACGAGCGGAAGGCGGACAACTGGATGACGATCGCCTTCGGCGAGGACGTGAGCGACGACGTGTACAGCGGCGTCGCGACGGAACTGCTCGCCGAGTTCGGCTCGATGTACGACGGGTTCGAGCAGGCGGCGATCCACGGCACCGAGGCGTTGGCGGACACCGACCTCTCCGAGGAGGAGGTCGAGGCGATCGTCGAGACGGCCCGCGAGAACGTCTCCGTCCCGTACGTCAACGTCACCGGCTACGTCGACCTGGAGTGTCCGGCGCCGGACGGCGTCGACATGATCAAGGAGGCACTGCAGGCTGCAGAGGGTAACGGCGAGGTACCCGACGAGGTGGAACTGTCCGTCTCGTACGTCGGCTCGCCGGAGTACCGGATCAAAGTGAAGGCCCCCGACTACAAGACGGCCGAACGCGAGCTGGAGGCCTCCGGGGACCGCGCGGCGACGAAGATCGGCGAGATCGGTGGGACGGGCGAGTACCACCGCGACCGTCGGACCGACGACGAGTGA
- a CDS encoding proteasome assembly chaperone family protein, with translation MDHIEIETVAEVDAESPVFVEGLPGVGHVGKLAAEHLVEEFDGELVRRVYTTEFPPQVTVGDDGVAELTCAEFHYVEAGDAELLVLTGDHQAASNDGHYALTDAFLDVAESFGAERAFALGGVPTGELIEDDEYDVLGAVSDAETAEELGETGVEFREDEPAGGIVGVSGLILGLGGRRGFEAACLMGETSGYLVDPKSAQAVLEVLEDVLDFAVDFTELEDRAEEMEEVVGKIQEMQGGGGGMPSEDELRYIG, from the coding sequence ATGGACCACATCGAGATCGAGACCGTCGCGGAGGTCGACGCGGAGTCGCCGGTGTTCGTGGAGGGGCTGCCGGGTGTCGGACACGTCGGGAAGCTGGCGGCGGAACACCTCGTCGAGGAGTTCGACGGCGAACTCGTCCGGCGGGTGTACACGACGGAGTTCCCGCCGCAGGTCACCGTCGGCGACGACGGCGTGGCGGAGCTCACCTGCGCGGAGTTCCACTACGTCGAGGCGGGCGACGCCGAACTGCTCGTGTTGACCGGCGACCACCAGGCGGCCTCGAACGACGGCCACTACGCGCTGACCGACGCCTTCCTGGACGTGGCCGAGTCGTTCGGCGCCGAGCGCGCGTTCGCGCTGGGTGGGGTGCCGACTGGCGAGTTGATCGAGGACGACGAGTACGACGTGCTCGGCGCGGTGTCGGACGCCGAGACGGCCGAGGAGTTGGGCGAGACCGGCGTCGAGTTCCGCGAGGACGAGCCCGCGGGTGGGATCGTCGGCGTCTCCGGGTTGATCCTCGGGCTCGGCGGGCGGCGCGGGTTCGAGGCCGCCTGTCTGATGGGCGAGACCTCCGGCTACCTCGTCGACCCGAAGAGCGCGCAGGCCGTCCTGGAGGTCCTCGAGGACGTGTTGGACTTCGCGGTCGACTTCACGGAGTTGGAGGACCGCGCCGAGGAGATGGAGGAGGTCGTCGGCAAGATCCAGGAGATGCAGGGCGGTGGCGGCGGGATGCCCTCCGAGGACGAACTGCGCTACATCGGGTGA
- a CDS encoding DUF4013 domain-containing protein — protein MLRDALDYPRRGDDAVTTVLIGGLLTLFGVLLLPLVPILGYAIRVFRTSAADEEQPPVFDDWGDLLVDGLRGLAVTLAYFAVPVVTSLLAVLAVAVFVPVAVVGGGSGPDPTAASAVGGLTLLVFGLLGLVSIVWSLAAGFLLPAALARLAATDEIGSAFALRSVWRTVATSGYVTAWLLALAVGVATSVVSGLLGFLPVVGAVAAAFVAWYATVVSARLYAAGVDAATPTPPGGDEPTTEQAI, from the coding sequence ATGTTACGAGACGCCCTCGACTACCCACGACGCGGCGACGACGCGGTGACCACCGTCCTCATCGGCGGCCTCCTCACACTGTTCGGCGTGTTGCTGCTCCCGCTGGTGCCGATCCTCGGGTACGCGATCCGCGTGTTCCGCACGTCGGCCGCCGACGAGGAACAGCCGCCGGTCTTCGACGACTGGGGCGACCTGCTGGTCGACGGTCTGCGAGGACTGGCCGTCACGCTGGCGTACTTCGCGGTGCCGGTCGTGACGAGTCTCCTGGCGGTCCTCGCGGTCGCCGTGTTCGTCCCGGTCGCCGTCGTCGGTGGTGGCAGCGGCCCCGACCCGACGGCGGCCAGCGCCGTCGGGGGGCTGACGCTCCTCGTGTTCGGCCTCTTGGGGTTGGTCTCGATCGTCTGGTCGCTGGCGGCGGGGTTCCTGCTGCCGGCGGCGTTGGCGCGGCTGGCAGCGACCGACGAGATCGGGTCCGCGTTCGCCCTGCGGTCCGTCTGGCGGACCGTCGCGACGAGCGGCTACGTGACGGCCTGGCTGCTGGCGCTGGCAGTCGGCGTCGCGACCAGCGTCGTCTCCGGGCTGCTCGGCTTCCTCCCGGTCGTCGGGGCGGTCGCGGCCGCCTTCGTCGCCTGGTACGCGACGGTGGTCTCGGCACGACTGTACGCGGCCGGCGTCGACGCGGCGACTCCGACACCCCCGGGCGGCGACGAGCCGACGACGGAACAGGCGATCTGA
- a CDS encoding aldo/keto reductase, protein MPMLGLGTWENDDPAQCTESVRTALEAGYRHVDTAQIYENEAAVGEGIAAADVPREDVFLATKVWIDSLAPADVEETTRESLDRLGVDSVDLLYVHWPARTYDPEATLAAFADLQDAGLIDRIGISNFEPEQVATAQDVLGGDVFANQVELHPLLPQPELREACADHGVEVVAYSPLARGAVFDVPELTEIAEAHGVSEAQVSLAWLREKGVTAIPKATSEAHIRDNAASLDVSLTDEEVQTIDDLDRRDRRVDPDFGPWN, encoded by the coding sequence ATGCCGATGCTCGGACTCGGCACGTGGGAGAACGACGACCCCGCGCAGTGCACCGAGTCCGTGCGGACGGCACTGGAGGCGGGGTACCGACACGTCGACACCGCACAGATCTACGAGAACGAGGCGGCCGTCGGCGAGGGGATCGCCGCGGCGGACGTGCCCCGCGAGGACGTGTTCCTCGCGACGAAGGTGTGGATCGACAGTCTCGCGCCCGCAGACGTGGAGGAGACGACCCGGGAGTCGCTCGACAGACTCGGCGTCGACAGCGTCGACCTGCTGTACGTCCACTGGCCGGCGCGCACGTACGACCCAGAGGCGACGCTGGCGGCGTTCGCGGACCTGCAGGACGCCGGTCTGATCGACCGCATCGGGATCTCGAACTTCGAACCCGAGCAGGTGGCGACCGCACAGGACGTGCTCGGCGGTGACGTGTTCGCCAATCAAGTCGAACTCCACCCGCTGCTCCCCCAGCCGGAGCTGCGCGAGGCGTGTGCCGACCACGGCGTCGAGGTCGTCGCCTACTCCCCGCTGGCACGCGGTGCGGTGTTCGACGTGCCGGAACTGACGGAGATCGCGGAGGCCCACGGCGTCAGCGAGGCACAGGTGTCGCTGGCGTGGCTCCGCGAGAAGGGCGTGACTGCGATTCCGAAGGCGACGAGCGAGGCACACATCCGCGACAACGCGGCGAGTCTCGACGTGTCGCTCACCGACGAGGAGGTCCAGACGATCGACGACCTCGACCGCCGCGACCGCCGCGTCGACCCCGACTTCGGTCCCTGGAACTGA
- a CDS encoding HVO_0476 family zinc finger protein, producing MSNTSRVSATCPACGEETVHEMLKPGGQATVRCTECDHTHKTELSEPKTTEVDVIVSQDGESWPTTVTAQPDEEYEVGDEFVAETEQAIQQVRVTAVERGDERIESASAAAADTLWTRVVDNVGVDVTIHPNDGRKDENRSEKVYLPGDHEFTVGAEETFGDEEIEVVGIHVRDASTGYPFDKADQEGQTVFAKDVKRLFGRDQVTSAWSGW from the coding sequence ATGTCGAACACGAGCCGCGTCTCCGCCACCTGTCCCGCGTGTGGCGAGGAGACGGTCCACGAGATGCTCAAGCCCGGTGGGCAGGCCACCGTGCGGTGTACGGAGTGTGACCACACCCACAAGACGGAGCTGTCGGAACCGAAGACGACGGAGGTCGACGTGATCGTCTCCCAGGACGGCGAGTCGTGGCCGACGACGGTGACGGCCCAGCCGGACGAGGAGTACGAGGTGGGCGACGAGTTCGTCGCCGAGACGGAGCAGGCGATCCAGCAGGTGCGCGTCACGGCCGTCGAGCGCGGCGACGAGCGTATCGAGAGCGCCAGTGCGGCGGCGGCGGACACGCTGTGGACGCGCGTCGTCGACAACGTCGGCGTCGACGTGACGATCCACCCGAACGACGGCCGGAAGGACGAGAACCGCTCGGAGAAGGTGTACCTGCCGGGTGACCACGAGTTCACCGTCGGCGCGGAGGAGACGTTCGGCGACGAGGAGATCGAGGTCGTCGGTATCCACGTCCGCGACGCTTCGACGGGGTACCCGTTCGACAAGGCCGATCAGGAGGGCCAGACGGTGTTCGCGAAGGACGTGAAGCGGCTGTTCGGGCGCGACCAGGTGACGAGTGCGTGGTCTGGCTGGTAG